One window of the Nicotiana tabacum cultivar K326 chromosome 4, ASM71507v2, whole genome shotgun sequence genome contains the following:
- the LOC107760394 gene encoding transcription factor MYB62, whose product METDISFLSKSSSSSSDDEIGLRRGPWTVEEDSLLVHYISQHGEGRWNMLANRAGLKRTGKSCRLRWLNYLKPDVKRGNLTPQEQLLILELHSKLGNRWSRIAQYLPGRTDNEIKNYWRTRVQKQARHLKIDSNSAAFQHMIRCLWIPRLLQKIQGSSVIPTMQTSQSTLLLDSQYGPLNITKLTQTPQVLSLENNSISSSRCSSSSPSSESMSIYKSPNIISECPKIPPLEMGDSDLNSFAHFPFEDNSYGMDTFSSATGNFLNNYDQMVGGENNLMNGDILADSLWSMDQF is encoded by the exons ATGGAAACAGACATTTCTTTCTTATCTAAAAGTTCAAGTAGCTCTAGTGATGATGAAATTGGATTGAGGAGAGGTCCATGGACTGTTGAAGAAGACAGTCTCCTCGTCCATTACATTTCCCAACATGGCGAAGGGCGATGGAATATGCTTGCAAACCGTGCTG GATTGAAGAGAACAGGCAAGAGTTGCAGATTGAGATGGCTGAATTACCTGAAACCGGACGTTAAAAGAGGGAATCTCACTCCACAAGAACAACTCCTGATTCTTGAACTTCATTCCAAGTTGGGTAACAG ATGGTCAAGAATTGCGCAATATCTACCGGGAAGAACAGATAATGAAATCaagaattactggagaacaaGGGTGCAGAAACAAGCTAGGCATTTGAAGATTGACTCCAATAGTGCAGCATTTCAACACATGATTCGCTGTCTCTGGATACCTCGGCTTCTTCAGAAGATACAAGGTTCATCTGTTATCCCAACAATGCAGACTTCACAATCAACTTTATTATTGGATTCACAATATGGTCCTTTAAATATCACGAAACTTACACAAACCCCACAAGTTTTAAGCTTAGAGAATAACAGCATCAGCAGCAGCAGATGCAGTTCGAGTTCACCTTCGTCAGAATCTATGAGTATCTATAAATCTCCCAACATTATTTCGGAATGTCCTAAAATTCCACCTCTTGAGATGGGTGATTCTGACTTAAATTCGTTTGCCCATTTTCCATTTGAGGACAACAGTTATGGTATGGATACTTTCAGCTCAGCAACTGGCAACTTTTTGAATAATTATGATCAAATGGTGGGTGGAGAAAACAATCTGATGAATGGTGATATTTTAGCTGACAGCTTGTGGAGCATGGATCAATTTTAG